In Methanosarcina siciliae T4/M, one genomic interval encodes:
- a CDS encoding superoxide dismutase family protein produces MKTGLILLMIISTVLMFATVGSAQDNSTDSAATVIKDANGSTVGFATFTEDDFGMVRVQVFASNLTPGLHGIHIHEKANCTGPSFTSAGGHYNPLGKEHGLYNPKGPHAGDLPNLLVGQDGTGYMDVTTNLVTLSSGNTTLFPANGTSLVIHADPDDQLTNPSGNSGARIACGAIEKR; encoded by the coding sequence ATGAAAACCGGACTGATATTATTGATGATCATCTCGACAGTACTGATGTTTGCAACCGTGGGCTCTGCCCAGGATAACTCCACAGACAGTGCTGCAACTGTCATAAAGGACGCGAATGGCAGTACTGTAGGGTTTGCTACCTTTACCGAAGACGACTTTGGCATGGTTCGGGTTCAGGTCTTTGCTAGCAACCTGACGCCGGGCCTGCACGGCATCCACATCCACGAGAAAGCAAACTGCACCGGGCCGTCGTTCACTTCTGCGGGAGGACACTACAACCCTCTGGGCAAAGAGCATGGGCTCTACAACCCGAAAGGTCCTCATGCCGGGGATCTGCCCAATCTCTTAGTGGGGCAGGATGGTACGGGATATATGGATGTCACCACTAACCTTGTGACGCTGTCATCCGGAAATACCACGCTATTTCCGGCCAACGGCACTTCACTGGTTATCCATGCCGACCCTGACGACCAGCTAACCAATCCTTCCGGCAACAGTGGTGCGCGGATTGCCTGCGGGGCCATCGAGAAAAGATAA
- a CDS encoding zinc ribbon domain-containing protein, producing the protein MKKGKCPKCGSENLDIGHIIGERIGYESDSECYFTGPMREFKVYVCLDCGYAEFYVDVGNQKKS; encoded by the coding sequence ATGAAGAAGGGAAAATGTCCGAAATGCGGGAGCGAAAATCTCGATATAGGCCATATAATTGGAGAACGTATAGGTTATGAGTCTGATAGCGAATGCTATTTTACCGGGCCCATGCGCGAATTTAAAGTGTATGTCTGTTTAGATTGCGGATATGCTGAATTTTATGTGGATGTAGGAAATCAAAAAAAAAGTTGA
- a CDS encoding nucleotidyl transferase family protein — translation MVDNLAADKYSVPVESIFRIHESPCKIVLAITGGGAEIIGELLRHGSGSATVLDAVVPYSMEAMDNFLGRKPEMYCSEKTARLMAMVAYQRALDLSKGEESAAYDVVGIGATCKLKATNEREGRKHEVYVAIQAACKTGVITLKLNADRTREGEEKIATFLIFNVLARHCGIPEVDLPDRIGTEEERKEEITEKYESVSGPVGDLLKQKIYSQESPYETLGIARIDLNGAQKKEAKTNGENRENEELQNIRLVFPGSFGPCHRNHVFMAKLASEKLGVPVHFEISLTNVDKPPIDFISLNQRLDSLRKYGNETFVGGVCLTNAPLFLQKADLFPNSTFIIGADTFNRLFDAKYYGGKVDISAILRHFREKNIRFLVFQRKSVHMSVNPEILEFCEIVPMGEYEDDGISSTEIRRKQEENKEN, via the coding sequence ATGGTAGACAATCTGGCTGCGGATAAATACAGTGTGCCTGTTGAAAGCATTTTCCGGATTCATGAATCTCCCTGCAAAATCGTTCTTGCAATAACCGGCGGTGGGGCAGAAATAATAGGGGAACTTCTCCGCCACGGCAGCGGTTCTGCAACAGTATTGGATGCGGTCGTTCCGTACAGTATGGAGGCGATGGATAACTTCCTTGGCAGGAAGCCTGAAATGTACTGTTCGGAAAAAACTGCGAGGTTGATGGCAATGGTAGCCTACCAGCGAGCTCTGGACCTTTCGAAAGGTGAAGAGTCTGCAGCCTATGATGTAGTCGGGATCGGAGCGACCTGCAAGCTTAAAGCGACAAACGAGCGGGAAGGACGAAAACATGAAGTCTACGTCGCCATCCAGGCAGCCTGTAAAACAGGCGTCATCACACTGAAACTGAACGCAGACAGGACAAGGGAAGGGGAAGAAAAGATTGCCACGTTCCTGATTTTCAATGTGCTTGCCCGCCACTGTGGCATTCCTGAAGTTGATTTGCCGGACAGGATTGGGACCGAAGAAGAAAGAAAGGAAGAGATAACTGAAAAATATGAGTCCGTTTCCGGACCTGTAGGGGATCTCCTGAAACAGAAAATATACAGTCAGGAAAGTCCTTATGAAACCCTGGGTATCGCAAGAATCGATTTAAATGGGGCACAAAAAAAAGAAGCAAAAACTAACGGAGAAAACAGAGAAAACGAAGAGCTCCAAAATATCAGGCTCGTATTTCCCGGCTCTTTTGGCCCCTGCCACAGAAATCATGTTTTTATGGCAAAACTGGCTTCGGAGAAGCTTGGGGTGCCTGTCCATTTTGAAATATCCCTGACAAACGTTGATAAGCCGCCCATAGATTTTATCTCGCTGAATCAGCGGCTTGACTCGCTGCGGAAATACGGAAACGAAACTTTCGTGGGCGGGGTTTGCCTGACCAATGCACCGCTTTTCCTGCAAAAAGCCGACCTTTTCCCGAACAGCACCTTTATCATCGGAGCTGATACCTTCAACCGGCTGTTTGATGCAAAATACTATGGCGGCAAAGTGGATATCTCTGCCATTTTGAGGCATTTCAGAGAAAAGAATATACGGTTTTTGGTGTTTCAGAGGAAATCCGTACACATGTCCGTCAACCCTGAGATCCTTGAGTTTTGCGAGATTGTTCCGATGGGCGAATACGAGGATGATGGAATTTCTTCGACAGAAATCAGAAGAAAGCAGGAAGAAAATAAAGAAAATTAA
- the mtbC gene encoding dimethylamine corrinoid protein MtbC: MADNEGLLHEVADAVISCKKEKVLETVEKARAEVPPADIIEKGLSAGMNQVGVLFERGKLFLPHVMMAADAMTAGVKLLEADLPEGAEKKLGVIVNGTVEGDVHDIGKSIVSTMLQSAGFEVHDIGRDVPIRNFVEKAKETDADMIGISALMTTTLQGQRDVIELLKEEGLKSRVKVMVGGAPATQAWADKIGADCYAENASEAVAKAKEMLL; the protein is encoded by the coding sequence ATGGCAGATAATGAAGGATTACTACACGAGGTTGCCGATGCGGTAATCTCCTGTAAAAAAGAAAAGGTGCTCGAGACGGTGGAAAAAGCCAGAGCTGAGGTTCCACCGGCAGATATTATTGAAAAAGGGCTTTCTGCTGGCATGAATCAGGTAGGGGTTTTGTTTGAGAGAGGAAAACTCTTCCTTCCCCATGTGATGATGGCAGCAGATGCAATGACTGCAGGCGTCAAGCTCCTTGAAGCCGACCTCCCGGAAGGGGCTGAAAAGAAGCTCGGAGTTATTGTTAACGGGACTGTGGAAGGCGACGTGCACGACATAGGGAAGTCGATAGTCTCAACCATGCTGCAGTCCGCTGGTTTTGAAGTTCATGACATAGGCAGGGACGTTCCTATCAGGAATTTTGTTGAAAAGGCAAAGGAAACCGATGCCGATATGATAGGGATATCCGCCCTTATGACCACGACCCTTCAGGGGCAGAGGGACGTTATTGAGCTCTTGAAAGAAGAAGGGCTGAAAAGCCGGGTCAAGGTAATGGTCGGAGGGGCTCCTGCAACCCAGGCATGGGCAGACAAAATAGGTGCTGACTGCTATGCAGAAAACGCAAGTGAAGCAGTGGCAAAAGCAAAAGAAATGCTGCTCTGA
- a CDS encoding APC family permease gives MDDNTPSSKIDWQYTEECSRASCDFNELERSIDWKQGLAIALGVPLLILPSIGYFTGYVWAFSIIIWGLTIFLGFFQNLAFGELATVFPKASGLPGYTQTVFGSSSNKNNKGKFKFGKFIGGFSAWSYWFGWSPVLAIYAILIGSYLKGLVPAFSGVPDTLLSLMVGALIFGSLAIINSKGLKNGAMAGYILAVVSLIPLIVLTVAPFLTGDFHLTNITGSWFPTDWTWDMQHILILFGIFAMAEWSACAWETAAIYGPEYKNPNTDTPKALLVCGGICLVLYVLVQTSVIGTLGVEGVLSEPISPMLPIANLTLGALGASIAIIMLVGAMLLIIQTAFLSSARSIYSMSAEGNLPAFLSKLNSHGHPMNAMIADAMFNMGLILLGTPTAILAASAIGYIFANGISLYTYVKVRNDPKLSKLDRPFKAPNGWKNVAMATAILNIPFFLVGIIYLNSLELGWATTGVGFFVLCLYVPLWFYSQRETRKTEEKMAAEKEAFTA, from the coding sequence ATGGACGACAATACCCCTTCTTCTAAAATCGACTGGCAGTATACCGAGGAATGCAGCAGGGCAAGCTGTGACTTTAATGAACTCGAAAGATCCATTGACTGGAAACAGGGGCTTGCAATTGCTCTCGGGGTCCCCTTACTGATCCTCCCCTCCATCGGCTACTTTACAGGTTACGTCTGGGCTTTTTCAATAATTATCTGGGGCCTGACCATTTTCCTGGGCTTTTTCCAGAACCTTGCCTTCGGAGAACTTGCAACCGTCTTCCCGAAGGCTTCAGGCCTGCCGGGCTACACCCAGACCGTTTTTGGTTCGAGTTCGAATAAGAATAATAAAGGCAAATTCAAGTTTGGGAAATTCATAGGCGGATTTAGTGCCTGGAGTTACTGGTTCGGCTGGAGCCCCGTGCTCGCAATCTATGCAATCCTCATCGGAAGCTACCTCAAAGGGCTTGTACCTGCCTTTTCAGGAGTTCCGGATACACTGCTCTCTTTAATGGTAGGGGCTCTGATTTTCGGGTCCCTTGCAATCATTAACTCAAAAGGGCTCAAGAACGGAGCAATGGCCGGATACATCCTGGCAGTTGTTTCTCTGATTCCCCTTATTGTCCTTACCGTTGCCCCATTCCTGACCGGAGACTTCCACCTTACCAACATAACAGGCTCCTGGTTCCCGACTGACTGGACATGGGACATGCAACACATCCTTATCCTCTTCGGAATCTTTGCAATGGCTGAATGGAGCGCCTGTGCATGGGAAACCGCAGCAATTTACGGGCCTGAATATAAGAACCCGAACACCGACACCCCAAAAGCCCTGCTGGTCTGCGGAGGAATCTGCCTTGTGCTCTACGTGCTGGTCCAGACCTCGGTTATAGGCACCCTTGGAGTTGAAGGAGTGCTTTCCGAACCCATATCTCCGATGCTCCCCATAGCCAACCTTACCCTGGGCGCACTTGGAGCTTCAATTGCAATTATCATGCTTGTAGGGGCAATGCTCCTTATCATCCAGACCGCCTTCCTCTCTTCGGCAAGGTCGATCTACTCGATGTCAGCCGAAGGTAACCTGCCGGCTTTCCTGAGCAAATTAAACTCACACGGGCACCCGATGAACGCAATGATTGCCGATGCCATGTTCAACATGGGTCTTATCCTGCTCGGAACCCCGACTGCAATCCTTGCAGCTTCTGCTATCGGGTATATCTTCGCAAACGGGATCAGCCTCTATACCTATGTAAAAGTCAGAAACGACCCCAAACTCTCAAAACTGGACAGGCCCTTTAAGGCCCCCAACGGCTGGAAAAACGTGGCAATGGCAACTGCCATCCTGAACATCCCCTTCTTCCTTGTGGGAATTATTTACCTTAACAGCCTCGAACTTGGCTGGGCCACCACGGGAGTCGGTTTCTTCGTGCTCTGCCTCTATGTCCCGCTCTGGTTCTACTCTCAGAGAGAAACAAGAAAGACCGAAGAAAAAATGGCTGCAGAAAAAGAAGCGTTTACCGCCTGA
- a CDS encoding ATP-binding protein, whose amino-acid sequence MQRLKILPLILDHQTFFQNPSNIIPRNISVSPCLDGREINLIYGPLHAGKTSFLKYVAGLVQGVKVYINFGDSRFQELGPECFQEIEEIAAEVYLKGNENEAENVYYFLDEIQNFPGWENWVDRLNREGAGVFVTSSSSSLLNKDIASRFTGRTRSLKLLPFSFKEYLTLKGLRVPKPNFLTPSRCDEMLCLFLKYFENGGFPAVIKDGNFLLSGEYFEEILNNGVISRYNVQDAEGLKKLAIFLISNMASEYAIDTLKRASGIENEDTVRAYLDYLEEAFLLYRNPLLNPVSENEKETNQEKKVPCKVYAGDTGFFKTVFPNYPDSLGLRFENLVFLELLRRDKQVSYFRDRRECDFLLTEKDSQAVQAAVQVSVYFGTPAVREREVLGLLAAMEEYGLNEGLILTMDDEGVIEIPDEDREKKRIVINSVWKWMLE is encoded by the coding sequence ATGCAAAGACTCAAAATTCTCCCTCTGATTCTTGACCATCAAACCTTTTTTCAGAACCCCTCTAACATAATCCCGCGCAACATTTCGGTTTCCCCCTGCCTGGACGGGCGTGAAATCAATTTAATCTACGGCCCGCTCCATGCGGGCAAGACTTCCTTCTTAAAGTATGTCGCAGGTCTTGTGCAGGGTGTAAAGGTCTACATTAATTTTGGAGACAGCAGGTTTCAGGAATTGGGACCTGAATGTTTTCAGGAAATTGAGGAAATTGCGGCTGAAGTCTACTTAAAAGGAAACGAAAATGAAGCCGAAAACGTCTACTATTTCTTAGATGAGATTCAGAATTTCCCGGGGTGGGAAAACTGGGTTGATAGGCTTAACAGGGAAGGGGCAGGAGTTTTTGTAACCTCCTCATCCTCAAGTCTTCTTAATAAGGACATCGCTTCGCGCTTTACCGGCAGGACCAGGTCCCTCAAACTTTTGCCTTTTTCCTTTAAAGAATACCTTACTTTGAAAGGGCTCAGGGTCCCGAAACCCAACTTCCTTACGCCTTCCAGATGCGATGAAATGCTATGCCTGTTCCTTAAATATTTTGAAAACGGAGGTTTTCCCGCTGTAATAAAAGACGGAAACTTCCTGCTTTCCGGAGAGTATTTTGAAGAAATCTTGAATAACGGAGTTATTTCCAGATACAATGTTCAGGACGCAGAAGGACTCAAAAAACTTGCAATTTTCCTGATCTCGAACATGGCTTCGGAGTACGCCATCGATACCCTGAAAAGAGCGAGTGGGATTGAGAACGAGGATACTGTCCGCGCCTACCTTGACTATCTGGAAGAAGCTTTTTTGCTGTACCGGAATCCTCTGCTTAACCCCGTATCCGAAAACGAAAAAGAAACCAACCAGGAAAAAAAAGTCCCATGTAAAGTTTATGCCGGAGATACGGGTTTCTTCAAGACGGTCTTCCCCAATTATCCGGACAGTCTGGGGTTACGATTTGAAAACCTTGTATTTCTCGAACTGCTCAGGCGGGATAAGCAGGTCTCATACTTCCGGGACAGGCGAGAGTGTGATTTCCTTCTAACCGAAAAAGACAGCCAGGCAGTTCAGGCTGCGGTTCAGGTATCGGTCTACTTCGGAACCCCGGCAGTAAGAGAACGGGAGGTCCTCGGGCTCCTAGCAGCTATGGAAGAATACGGGCTTAACGAGGGGCTCATCCTCACCATGGACGATGAGGGAGTCATTGAGATCCCGGATGAAGATAGGGAAAAGAAAAGAATAGTAATTAATTCGGTATGGAAGTGGATGCTGGAATAA